The DNA region TTACTTACTCACACTTTTGCACAAAAATGTACCGTAAAGCGAAGTAAGTGTTACATAATTAGGGCTTATTTTTAGCCTAAGATAGCACCCAAATACCCGTTCAATATGACGGGTTCATAACCTCATTTTGATGAGAATATACGATGCCTATGTACCTGTCTTATAGTCATAACTACAATTCAGCGTGCAATTCGAAGAACGACTTCGAACGCTTCACTTTAACGCTATATAGTCACATCTGTCTACGCCATCGCTGAGCGTAAAAGCACCAAATTTCTTTCATCTCCCACATTTAAAGTGTAAACAACCAACAAAATACCAAATAACCTACCTACTTACCCATTTTAAAATAAAAAATAAGTCAATAATATTTCTCACTTTTAGATCTAGCTCTCATCACAAAACAAAAAAACGCACACCATGTGGTGTGCGCTGATTCGATTAGATTCGCTTTTGGCTTACATCATATCGGCTAATGTTTCGCCACAAATCAGCATTAACTGATCACGCATCCAAATATGACCTTTATCTTTTTCACTTGATTCATGCCAACTTAAATAGCCTGCTACCTTCTTATTTTCTAGTGGATACGGTAATACTTTATAGTTATCACGGTTTGGAATTATATTCACCAACCAGCGAGGAACCACAGTAAGTAGCTCCGATTGACCAACTACATAAAGAATATTGCTTAGGTAACTCATTACGAACTAATTGAAGTGCTTGGCGGATTGGACCAAACAATTGACGAGCACGTTGCGTCGGCTGAATACCACGGCCATGACGCATAAAAAGTTCATCATTAAATGTCGCTTTTAAACGTGAAACGGCATTACTTACTGCTGGCTGAGACATACCTAAAAAATGAGCCGCACGGGTAATATTCTGCTCTTGCATCACCGCATCAAACACGGTTAGCAAGTTGAGGTCTACACCACGTAAAGTCGATTCAGTTTTAGTATTATGCGCAATATTACTTGGTTCTATTTGGTTAGTCATTTGTGTCTGCCTCTCACAATTTGCAGCCTCATCATTATTATATTGATGATTAAAAGCTGCAAAAAGATATTTAATATTCATTGTATTTGTCGCGCCAATGAATGAGCGACCGACACACTATTCATCAATACAAATGATGAGGCAAACATATTGATATTAAATCAGATTATTTCACTAAAAATCACTAAAATAGCAATTAATCAATAAGTTAAAGTTAAATATAAAAAATGTAAATATTTATAAATCCTATTTTCTTACTGAATGAATAATGAACACGACACGTTCATTCATTAATCAATGCGTAATGAGGGAAGTCAACCTGCTCCCATAAATCACTCCAAAGCGTTCCAACATTTCCCCACTCTCCTTGTCTTACCCATTGGGCAATAGAATCAGCCACATCAGGATAAATTACTTTTTCAGCAGGCTGTTCATCTAACCAAACTCTGACACTGCTCGGATCCATCCATATCATCGAGCTAGCTAACCCCAACGATTCAAGAGTGGCAACATTACTCATTTGTTCAAATTGACCTGAAAGCGGTTTGAGAAGTAATTTCTTCCCCAACGTTAATGCCTCTGATGGTAATTCAAATCCACCATTTGCCATCACACCTTGGCAGGCATGGAGATGTTGCTGAAACGTCGTATAAGATAAAGGCATAAATGTTAAATTTTCTTGCTGATAGCAGGCTTTCACTGAAGGGTGATAACAAATAAATTCATGATTAGAAAACCGAAGACAAAGTTGAGACACTTCATTTAAATCTTCAAAAGGTAAATAGACTAAAATGAAACTCTGCTTTGATGTTTCAAGGCCAAGAGAGGTATGAACAATCGGAGGAAGGATGGGTTGCTGAAAATGATACCAATGCAATCCCAAGTAAAATTCTGTTGGCGCAAAATGCTGGATGAGAGTTTGATCTAACCATGTTGCGCCTTTCTTAGGAACGGAATAACGAAAAGCATTTTGATGACTGATCCCAACGGTGGGAACTTTTTGTCTTTTTGCAGCCCAAGCCGTTATCGGTTCGAAATCATTTAACACCACGTCATAACTAGATAAATCGACGTCAGAAACTTCTTTCCATAACTGATTTGGATTGGTATTTATTGCCGTTTTTAAATGATTCACTTTTCCTTTTTCGGTACAAAAGGTGAGACCTCGACGGGTTTGATAATCACCAAAATCTTCCATTGAGAAATAAGCTGATTTTTCTCTACCGGAAAATAAAAAATCCACATCCACATTTTGTAATTTAAAAGCATGAGCCATCGCTCTGGCTCGTGCAATGTGGCCATTACCTGTTCCTTGCACACCATAAAGAATTTTCATTCATTATTATCCTTTCAATATATCAATTGCGAATAATGCGCTTCCCATTCCCAATAAAGCACCCAATACAATATCGGTAAAAAAATGGACACCTAATAAAATTCTCGATAACCCTATAAGCCCAGCCCACACAAATGGAAACACACCAAATTCAGGATAGAAGTGTTGCAACAACACAGCCATAAGAAAAGCAGCGGCCGTATGCCCAGACGGTAAGCTGTATTGATCTGAAGGGGTAATAAAAGAGGTTAATAAATCCGACATTTGAGCTGGTCGACGACGCTTGAAACTATTTTTTGCCAACCAATAAATTGGTAATTCAATAAAATAAGCAACTAACCCTGTCATCAAGAACATTTGACCTACTCTAGGTTCAAATCCCCATGCTAATAGCCCCATAACAGCGTATAGATGCCCATCACCAGTATGTGAAACAGCTTTACTCATTTGAGCAACAGGCTCATTAAATCGGTGGCGTAAACAAAACAGAGAAAAAGCCAAGTCGAAGCGAGCAATAGGTTGTATGGTTTTCATCATTGACTCCTTGTTCGCTCATGATGAGCGTTCCTGCTACCAAGCTAGGCGAAGTAAATGACAAAAAGGTGACGATTATTTGTTCTTATCATGAAATTACATAAAGTAAATACACCTTATAAATTATTCTTCAATATCAATTACTCAGACTTAATATCAATGTTAACTATAAGAAAATAGATTTTGATAAGAATGAGGTGTCACTTTTATTTGACTTTTTTTCGACGAAAAGGTTGACGCTGCCCCCGAAAATGCGGTACTAATTTAACCACTAACTATGTGGAAGAAAATAAATGACTAACAATGTTTCAACTCTACTCAGCCTCCTCCTTATCGTGAACAAATCGCGCGGGTAGGCAGTGGACGAAACATACCACATAAGAATTCCAAAAAAGCCCGCATTATCATGCGGGCTTTTTTATTGCATTTAGCCCATCAAAGCTAAATATTTAAATCGCGTTGGATCGCGTACTTAACATCAAAAGGAAGCCACCATGAATGATCAAGTAATTATCTTCGACACCACTCTACGTGATGGTGAACAAGCACTTTCAGCCAGCCTAACGGTGAAAGAAAAACTGCAAATTGCTTATGCACTGGAACGTTTACGTGTTGATGTAATTGAAGCTGGCTTCCCTATTTCCTCTCCTGGTGATTTTGAATCCGTTCAAACTATCGCTAAAAACATCAAAAACAGTCGTATTTGTGCCCTATCTCGCGCGGTAGAAAAAGATATCGATGTCGCAGCAGAAGCTCTAAAAGTCGCCGAAGCATTCCGAATTCATACCTTTATTTCAACTTCGACGATTCACGTCCAAGACAAACTTCGCCGTAGTTATGATGATGTAGTCGAGATGGCTGTTCGCTCTGTTACTCGTGCTCGTAAATATACCGATGATGTCGAATTCTCTTGTGAAGATGCTGGCCGTACACCAATCGACAACCTATGTCGCATTGTTGAAGCTGCAATTAATGCAGGCGCAACCACGGTCAATATTCCAGATACAGTCGGCTATACTTTAGCCAACGAATTCGGCGGCATTATCGCTACTTTATTTAACCGAGTTCCAAACATCGATAAAGCAGTGATTTCAGTCCATTGCCACGATGACTTAGGTATGTCAGTGGCAAACTCAATGGCCGCGGTTCAAGCAGGTGCGCGCCAAGTTGAAGGAACCATTAACGGGATTGGTGAACGAGCAGGTAACTGCGCACTTGAAGAAATCGCCATGGTCATAAAAACCCGTGGTGACTTCTTAGGTGTGAATACGGGGCTTAAATACGATGAAATTCACCGTACTAGCAAGCTTGTTAGTCAGCTTTGTAATATGCCAATTCAAAGTAACAAAGCGATTGTGGGCGCCAATGCCTTTAGCCACTCCTCAGGTATTCACCAAGATGGCATGCTAAAGAATAAAAATACCTATGAGATCATGACACCTGAATCAATTGGCCTTAAAAACCAAGCCTTAAATCTAACCAGTCGTTCTGGCCGAGCTGCTGTGAAAAGCCATATGGATACCATGGGTTACAGTGATTCAGATTACAATCTAAATACTTTGTATGAAGACTTTTTGAAGCTAGCGGATCGCAAAGGGCAAGTATTTGATTACGACTTGGAATCTCTAATGCATTTTGCCAACTTGCGTGATGAAGACGACTACTTTAAGTTGAATTACTTAAGCGTTCAATCTGGCAGCGTGATGGCGACCACCAGCATTAAATTATTGTGTGGCGATGAAGAAAAATGCGAAGCGGCTGTCGGTAATGGTCCAGTCGATGCTCTATACCAATGTATTTATAAGTTAACGGGTTATGACATCGTGCTAGATAAATTCGACCTAACCGCCAAAGGTGAAGGTGAAGATGGTTTAGGTCAAGCCGATATTATTGCCAATTACAAAGGTCGTAAATATCATGGTACTGGTTTAGCAACCGATATCGTTGAAGCTTCAGGTCAAGCACTGCTTCATGTTATTAATAGCATTCATCGTGCCGATCAAATCGCAGAAATCAAACAATCAAAAAGAATGGAAACCGTATAACCCTACTTCAGAGCAAGTGATACAACCATCACTTGCTCTAGTTTACAGGTTTAATTTTTAAGGAAGAGATACCCCATGGCAGCTACGTACAAAATTGCAGTTTTACCCGGTGATGGCATTGGCCCAGAAGTGATGCAACAAGCACATAAAGTTCTTGATGCGATAGAGAAAAAACACTCGATTACTTTCGAACGTGAACAACATGATGTCGGCGGAATTGCCATTGATAATCACGGTACACCACTTCCAAATAGCACACTAAAAGCTTGTGAGGAATCAGATGCCGTTTTATTTGGTTCAGTCGGCGGCCCTAAATGGGAAAATCTACCTCCGAACGATCAACCAGAACGTGGTGCATTGCTTCCTCTGCGTAAACACTTCCAATTATTTTGTAATCTTCGCCCTGCACAAATCCATGCCGGTTTAGAAAAATTCTCCCCATTACGCGCAGATATTTCTGAGCGTGGTTTTGATATCGTCGTCGTGCGTGAATTAACTGGCGGGATCTACTTTGGTCAACCTAAAGGTCGTGAAGGCCAAGGCCCAGAAGAAAAAGCTTTTGATACGGAAATTTACCATCGCTACGAAATTGAACGCATTGCGAAAATTGCCTTTGAATCGGCACGTTTGCGTGGCAAAAAAGTCTGCTCTGTCGATAAAGCCAACGTTCTACAAAGCTCAATCTTATGGCGTGAAGTGGTAGAAGAAATCGCCAAAGGTTACCCTGATGTCGAGTTGTCACACATTTACATTGATAACGCCACTATGCAACTTATCAAAGATCCGTCTCAATTTGATGTGATGCTTTGCTCTAACATTTTTGGCGACATAATTTCTGATGAATGCGCCATGATCACAGGCTCAATGGGCATGCTTCCTTCAGCTAGCCTAAATGAAAGCAAGTTTGGTCTGTATGAACCAGCAGGCGGCAGCGCACCAGATATTGCTGGTAAAAACATTGCTAATCCTGTGGCTCAAATACTGTCAGCAGCCTTAATGCTCCGTTATAGCTTAAATGAAGAATCAGCTGCGCAAGATATCGAAAATGCAGTATCTAAAGCCCTAGAAGCCGGAGAGCTAACGGGTGATTTAGCGGGTGATAAACCAGCGCTGTCTACTTCAGAAATGGGTGACAAAATCGCGCAATATATCCTTAACTCTAATCAATAAGCACGAGCGGGTAGAAGCAATGTCAAAATCTACGTCTTTATCAAAAACACTATACGAGAAAGTCTACGATGCTCATGTCGCCGTAGCGGCAGAAGGTGAAACACCAATCTTATATATCGACCGCCATTTAGTACATGAAGTCACCTCACCGCAAGCTTTTGATGGTTTGCGAGAGAAAGGTCGCCCTGTGCGCCAAGTAAGTAAAACTTTTGCCACGATGGATCACAATGTGTCCACCACCACCAAAGACATTAATGCTTCAGGTGAAATGGCACGGATTCAAATGCAAACCCTAATGCAGAACTGCCTAGAGTTTGGCGTTACCCTTTATGATTTAAACCATAAATATCAAGGTATCGTACATGTTATGGGGCCGGAGCTTGGGATCACCCTACCGGGTATGACCATTGTTTGTGGTGATTCCCACACAGCCACCCACGGCGCATTTGGCTCGCTTGCTTTTGGGATTGGTACTTCTGAAGTTGAACATGTCTTGGCGACTCAAACGCTAAAACAAGCGAAAGCTAAAACCATGAAGATCGAAGTGAAAGGCAAGGTCGCTGATGGCATTACCGCCAAAGACATTGTACTTGCGATCATTGGAAAAACCACAGCCGCTGGCGGTACTGGTTATGTAGTTGAATTCTGCGGTGAAGCCATTACGGATCTTTCGATGGAAGGCCGCATGACCGTTTGTAACATGGCGATTGAGCTTGGTGCAAAGGCTGGCCTTATCGCACCAGATCAAACTACATTTGACTATGTTCAAGGTAAAAAATTCGCACCAAAAGGCGCTGAGTTTGATGCTGCGGTTGAATATTGGAAGAGCTTACGCTCAGATGATGAGGCCGAGTTTGACGCAGTTATTACACTAGAAGCTTCAGAAATCACTCCACAAGTGACTTGGGGTACCAATCCCGGTCAAGTGATGTCTGTCGATGGTATTATTCCGGCTCCAGAGAGTTTCTCAGATCCTGTCGAACAAAGCTCGGCTAAAAAAGCACTGGCTTACATGGGATTAGAGGCGGGTAAGAA from Vibrio casei includes:
- a CDS encoding phosphatase PAP2 family protein, which translates into the protein MKTIQPIARFDLAFSLFCLRHRFNEPVAQMSKAVSHTGDGHLYAVMGLLAWGFEPRVGQMFLMTGLVAYFIELPIYWLAKNSFKRRRPAQMSDLLTSFITPSDQYSLPSGHTAAAFLMAVLLQHFYPEFGVFPFVWAGLIGLSRILLGVHFFTDIVLGALLGMGSALFAIDILKG
- the leuA gene encoding 2-isopropylmalate synthase, with amino-acid sequence MNDQVIIFDTTLRDGEQALSASLTVKEKLQIAYALERLRVDVIEAGFPISSPGDFESVQTIAKNIKNSRICALSRAVEKDIDVAAEALKVAEAFRIHTFISTSTIHVQDKLRRSYDDVVEMAVRSVTRARKYTDDVEFSCEDAGRTPIDNLCRIVEAAINAGATTVNIPDTVGYTLANEFGGIIATLFNRVPNIDKAVISVHCHDDLGMSVANSMAAVQAGARQVEGTINGIGERAGNCALEEIAMVIKTRGDFLGVNTGLKYDEIHRTSKLVSQLCNMPIQSNKAIVGANAFSHSSGIHQDGMLKNKNTYEIMTPESIGLKNQALNLTSRSGRAAVKSHMDTMGYSDSDYNLNTLYEDFLKLADRKGQVFDYDLESLMHFANLRDEDDYFKLNYLSVQSGSVMATTSIKLLCGDEEKCEAAVGNGPVDALYQCIYKLTGYDIVLDKFDLTAKGEGEDGLGQADIIANYKGRKYHGTGLATDIVEASGQALLHVINSIHRADQIAEIKQSKRMETV
- a CDS encoding MJ1255/VC2487 family glycosyltransferase codes for the protein MKILYGVQGTGNGHIARARAMAHAFKLQNVDVDFLFSGREKSAYFSMEDFGDYQTRRGLTFCTEKGKVNHLKTAINTNPNQLWKEVSDVDLSSYDVVLNDFEPITAWAAKRQKVPTVGISHQNAFRYSVPKKGATWLDQTLIQHFAPTEFYLGLHWYHFQQPILPPIVHTSLGLETSKQSFILVYLPFEDLNEVSQLCLRFSNHEFICYHPSVKACYQQENLTFMPLSYTTFQQHLHACQGVMANGGFELPSEALTLGKKLLLKPLSGQFEQMSNVATLESLGLASSMIWMDPSSVRVWLDEQPAEKVIYPDVADSIAQWVRQGEWGNVGTLWSDLWEQVDFPHYALINE
- the leuC gene encoding 3-isopropylmalate dehydratase large subunit, whose protein sequence is MSKSTSLSKTLYEKVYDAHVAVAAEGETPILYIDRHLVHEVTSPQAFDGLREKGRPVRQVSKTFATMDHNVSTTTKDINASGEMARIQMQTLMQNCLEFGVTLYDLNHKYQGIVHVMGPELGITLPGMTIVCGDSHTATHGAFGSLAFGIGTSEVEHVLATQTLKQAKAKTMKIEVKGKVADGITAKDIVLAIIGKTTAAGGTGYVVEFCGEAITDLSMEGRMTVCNMAIELGAKAGLIAPDQTTFDYVQGKKFAPKGAEFDAAVEYWKSLRSDDEAEFDAVITLEASEITPQVTWGTNPGQVMSVDGIIPAPESFSDPVEQSSAKKALAYMGLEAGKKLSDYSVDKVFVGSCTNSRIEDMRAAAAVVTAANGKKVAANVQALIVPGSEQVKAQAEAEGLDKIFIDAGFEWRLPGCSMCLAMNNDRLGPQERCASTSNRNFEGRQGRDGRTHLVSPAMAAAAAIAGYFVDIRQFNLSSQTEKTQ
- the leuB gene encoding 3-isopropylmalate dehydrogenase, encoding MAATYKIAVLPGDGIGPEVMQQAHKVLDAIEKKHSITFEREQHDVGGIAIDNHGTPLPNSTLKACEESDAVLFGSVGGPKWENLPPNDQPERGALLPLRKHFQLFCNLRPAQIHAGLEKFSPLRADISERGFDIVVVRELTGGIYFGQPKGREGQGPEEKAFDTEIYHRYEIERIAKIAFESARLRGKKVCSVDKANVLQSSILWREVVEEIAKGYPDVELSHIYIDNATMQLIKDPSQFDVMLCSNIFGDIISDECAMITGSMGMLPSASLNESKFGLYEPAGGSAPDIAGKNIANPVAQILSAALMLRYSLNEESAAQDIENAVSKALEAGELTGDLAGDKPALSTSEMGDKIAQYILNSNQ